A single Populus alba chromosome 7, ASM523922v2, whole genome shotgun sequence DNA region contains:
- the LOC118059575 gene encoding reticulon-like protein B17 isoform X2 produces the protein MDTTPPSHRSNSNTQAKSASRLSRITYSIDPESQPPQLSLDLIPSSPKEIPSTPSSLSHKSSTNFLPLRELLLLSPSPSRKSRTRLAYRDEMPEEGGLEQNGSRRRCKSRGSQTGSLGCASPRSNRRLRRRLEVESKEERDLIGLVDEVGKVRKRRHSGRSKKEKEKLSLVHSFPSFNSTTIDEGDGSNLDRIGMVVYDLIMWKDVAKSSLWFGLGCLCFLSSCFAKGMNFSILSAISQLGLLVLGASFCSNSICQRNNVEKTRKFKLTEEDVLRVGTLILPAANLAISKTRELFSGEPSMTLKVIPFLLLGAEYGHLVTLRRLCAIGFFISFTIPKLYACYSSQIKQKAEQMKNRMFEAWGACSHKKIVAASAVTAFWNLSSVKTRIFTAFISLVILRCFRQHLMPKQEDGETLPTQAEGEAEREQEKQHALVVAEGGEAEREQEQQQALVVAEGVTSQKQ, from the exons ATGGATACAACACCACCTTCTCATAGATCAAACTCAAACACTCAAGCAAAATCAGCCTCTCGTTTATCAAGAATCACATACTCTATCGACCCAGAATCACAGCCTCCTCAGCTATCTCTAGACCTTATTCCTTCATCACCGAAGGAAATCCCATCAACCCCATCTAGTCTTTCACACAAGTCCTCAACCAATTTTCTCCCCCTCCGAGAACTTCTCCTTCTCTCACCATCTCCTTCAAGAAAATCTAGAACTCGTCTCGCCTACCGGGATGAGATGCCAGAGGAGGGTGGTTTGGAGCAAAATGGGTCTAGAAGGAGATGCAAAAGTAGAGGATCTCAGACGGGTTCTTTAGGTTGTGCTTCACCGAGGAGTAATAGAAGGTTAAGGAGAAGATTGGAGGTGGAGAGTAAGGAAGAGAGGGATTTGATTGGTTTGGTAGATGAGGTTGGCAAAGTGAGAAAAAGAAGACATAGCGGCCGGTCTaagaaggagaaagagaagcTCTCTTTAGTCCATTCATTTCCTTCTTTCAATTCTACTACAA TTGATGAAGGTGATGGAAGCAATTTGGATAGGATTGGAATGGTTGTTTATGATTTGATAATGTGGAAAGATGTGGCAAAATCAAGCCTTTGGTTTGGTCTTGGATGTCTGTGTTTCCTATCATCTTGCTTTGCTAAAGGGATGAACTTTAG cATTTTATCTGCTATTTCGCAACTGGGACTTCTGGTTCTGGGTGCATCTTTCTGCTCGAATTCGATATGCCAAAG AAACAATGTTGAAAAGACACGAAAATTTAAGCTGACAGAAGAGGACGTTTTGAGAGTGGGTACATTGATACTCCCAGCTGCAAATCTTGCAATTTCAAAGACAAGAGAGCTTTTCTCAGGAGAACCATCCATGACCCTAAAA GTAATTCCATTCTTGCTTCTTGGTGCTGAGTATGGTCATCTTGTAACTTTGAGGAGGCTTTGTGCTATTG GGTTTTTCATCAGCTTCACCATACCAAAACTATATGCTTGCTATTCCAGTCAGATAAAGCAGAAAG CTGAGCAAATGAAAAACCGAATGTTTGAAGCTTGGGGAGCTTGTTCTCACAAAAAGATTGTGGCAGCATCAGCAGTAACAGCTTTCTGGAATCTGTCAAGTGTCAAAACCCGTATTTTTACTG CATTTATATCCTTGGTGATACTACGATGCTTCCGGCAACATCTAATGCCAAAACAGGAAGATGGGGAGACACTTCCAACACAGGCAGAAGGGGAAgcagaaagagagcaagagaaaCAACATGCATTAGTGGTGGCAGAAGGGGGGGAAGctgaaagagagcaagagcaacaACAGGCATTAGTGGTGGCAGAAGGAGTGACCTCCCAGAAACAGTAG
- the LOC118059577 gene encoding probable aminotransferase TAT2, whose product MEGKLKKFGFEDSEKIKKAPPSYSIKGVVSFLNEITNKDDHRPAISLGLGDPSHFKCFRTTAIAEDAVIEAIRSAKFNSYAPTGGIFPARKAIAEHLSNDLPYQLSPEDIYVTAGCKQAMEVTVKVLARPEANILLPRPGYRTYETFANLHHLEFRLFDLLPERGWEVDLDAVEAIADENTIAMVIINPGNPCGSVYSYEHLSKIADTARKLGILVIADEVYGHVTFGSKPFVPMGVFGSTVPVITLGSISKRWMVPGWRLGWLVTSDPTGLLQKCGIADSIENVLNPAPFSPTFIQAAVPEILEKTTEEFFSKTINILGAASAFCYDKLKEIPCITCPQRAEGAMFVLVKLNLSLLEDIEDDMEFCLKLAKEESLVILPGVTVGLKNWLRITFSVEQSSLEDGLGRLRSFCGRHAKKP is encoded by the exons ATGGagggaaaattaaagaaatttggtTTTGAAGACAgcgaaaagataaaaaaagctCCACCAAGTTACAGCATTAAAGGTGTTGTCAGCTTTCTGAATGAAATTACCAATAAAGATGATCACAGGCCTGCGATTTCTCTTGGCTTGGGCGATCCCTCTCATTTCAAGTGCTTTAGGACTACTGCTATAGCTGAAGATGCCGTAATTGAAGCTATCCGTTCTGCTAAATTCAACTCTTATGCTCCTACCGGTGGTATTTTCCCCGCAAGAAA GGCTATTGCAGAACACCTTTCCAATGATCTTCCTTACCAGTTATCGCCAGAAGATATCTATGTGACTGCTGGTTGCAAACAGGCCATGGAAGTGACGGTGAAAGTCCTTGCTAGACCAGAAGCCAATATTCTGTTGCCAAGGCCTGGTTACAGAACTTATGAAACTTTTGCAAATCTTCATCACTTGGAATTCAGACTTTTTGATCTTCTTCCCGAAAGAGGCTGGGAGGTTGATCTAGATGCTGTTGAAGCTATTGCAGATGAGAACACCATTGCCATGGTTATAATAAATCCTGGAAATCCTTGTGGAAGTGTTTATTCATATGAACATTTGAGTAAG ATTGCGGACACTGCAAGAAAGCTTGGGATTCTTGTGATTGCTGATGAAGTATATGGTCATGTTACTTTTGGGAGCAAGCCATTTGTGCCCATGGGTGTTTTTGGATCAACTGTGCCTGTTATTACCCTTGGATCCATATCGAAAAGATGGATGGTTCCCGGTTGGCGACTTGGATGGCTAGTAACAAGTGATCCCACTGGTTTACTTCAAAAATGTGGG ATCGCTGATTCCATTGAGAATGTTCTCAATCCTGCCCCTTTTTCGCCGACCTTTATTCAG GCCGCTGTTCCTGAAATCCTTGAGAAAACAACAGAGGAGTtcttttcaaaaactataaacATTCTTGGAGCAGCTTCAGCCTTCTGTTACGATAAACTGAAGGAGATACCGTGCATTACTTGCCCACAAAGGGCAGAAGGAGCCATGTTTGTTTTG GTGAAGCTTAACCTTTCACTTCTTGAAGACATCGAAGATGACATGGAGTTCTGTCTGAAGCTAGCTAAAGAGGAATCTCTCGTCATTTTACCAG GGGTGACTGTGGGACTAAAGAATTGGCTCCGCATAACATTTTCAGTTGAACAATCATCTCTTGAAGATGGTCTTGGAAGGTTAAGGTCCTTCTGTGGGAGACATGCGAAGAAACCATAG
- the LOC118059575 gene encoding reticulon-like protein B17 isoform X1 — protein sequence MDTTPPSHRSNSNTQAKSASRLSRITYSIDPESQPPQLSLDLIPSSPKEIPSTPSSLSHKSSTNFLPLRELLLLSPSPSRKSRTRLAYRDEMPEEGGLEQNGSRRRCKSRGSQTGSLGCASPRSNRRLRRRLEVESKEERDLIGLVDEVGKVRKRRHSGRSKKEKEKLSLVHSFPSFNSTTKVDEGDGSNLDRIGMVVYDLIMWKDVAKSSLWFGLGCLCFLSSCFAKGMNFSILSAISQLGLLVLGASFCSNSICQRNNVEKTRKFKLTEEDVLRVGTLILPAANLAISKTRELFSGEPSMTLKVIPFLLLGAEYGHLVTLRRLCAIGFFISFTIPKLYACYSSQIKQKAEQMKNRMFEAWGACSHKKIVAASAVTAFWNLSSVKTRIFTAFISLVILRCFRQHLMPKQEDGETLPTQAEGEAEREQEKQHALVVAEGGEAEREQEQQQALVVAEGVTSQKQ from the exons ATGGATACAACACCACCTTCTCATAGATCAAACTCAAACACTCAAGCAAAATCAGCCTCTCGTTTATCAAGAATCACATACTCTATCGACCCAGAATCACAGCCTCCTCAGCTATCTCTAGACCTTATTCCTTCATCACCGAAGGAAATCCCATCAACCCCATCTAGTCTTTCACACAAGTCCTCAACCAATTTTCTCCCCCTCCGAGAACTTCTCCTTCTCTCACCATCTCCTTCAAGAAAATCTAGAACTCGTCTCGCCTACCGGGATGAGATGCCAGAGGAGGGTGGTTTGGAGCAAAATGGGTCTAGAAGGAGATGCAAAAGTAGAGGATCTCAGACGGGTTCTTTAGGTTGTGCTTCACCGAGGAGTAATAGAAGGTTAAGGAGAAGATTGGAGGTGGAGAGTAAGGAAGAGAGGGATTTGATTGGTTTGGTAGATGAGGTTGGCAAAGTGAGAAAAAGAAGACATAGCGGCCGGTCTaagaaggagaaagagaagcTCTCTTTAGTCCATTCATTTCCTTCTTTCAATTCTACTACAA AAGTTGATGAAGGTGATGGAAGCAATTTGGATAGGATTGGAATGGTTGTTTATGATTTGATAATGTGGAAAGATGTGGCAAAATCAAGCCTTTGGTTTGGTCTTGGATGTCTGTGTTTCCTATCATCTTGCTTTGCTAAAGGGATGAACTTTAG cATTTTATCTGCTATTTCGCAACTGGGACTTCTGGTTCTGGGTGCATCTTTCTGCTCGAATTCGATATGCCAAAG AAACAATGTTGAAAAGACACGAAAATTTAAGCTGACAGAAGAGGACGTTTTGAGAGTGGGTACATTGATACTCCCAGCTGCAAATCTTGCAATTTCAAAGACAAGAGAGCTTTTCTCAGGAGAACCATCCATGACCCTAAAA GTAATTCCATTCTTGCTTCTTGGTGCTGAGTATGGTCATCTTGTAACTTTGAGGAGGCTTTGTGCTATTG GGTTTTTCATCAGCTTCACCATACCAAAACTATATGCTTGCTATTCCAGTCAGATAAAGCAGAAAG CTGAGCAAATGAAAAACCGAATGTTTGAAGCTTGGGGAGCTTGTTCTCACAAAAAGATTGTGGCAGCATCAGCAGTAACAGCTTTCTGGAATCTGTCAAGTGTCAAAACCCGTATTTTTACTG CATTTATATCCTTGGTGATACTACGATGCTTCCGGCAACATCTAATGCCAAAACAGGAAGATGGGGAGACACTTCCAACACAGGCAGAAGGGGAAgcagaaagagagcaagagaaaCAACATGCATTAGTGGTGGCAGAAGGGGGGGAAGctgaaagagagcaagagcaacaACAGGCATTAGTGGTGGCAGAAGGAGTGACCTCCCAGAAACAGTAG
- the LOC118059576 gene encoding probable aminotransferase TAT2 isoform X2, giving the protein MGTNVLKTETPTSIDDAVFFLKENFNEGDHRPAISFGFGDPSCFECFRTTPIAEDAIVEAVRSAKFNSYAPTGGILPARRAVADYLSRDLPYRLSPDDVYLTLGCNQAAEITIKVLARPGANILLPRPGYPDVETYAIFNNLEIRQFDLLPERGWEVDLDAVEAISDENTIAMVIINPGNPSGSVYTYNHLNKIAETARKLGILVIADEVYGHLVYGSSPFVPMSLFATIVPVFTLGSVSKRWMIPGWGLGWLVTCDPSGLLRKDEIAESINKLLVYSPFPPTLIQGAIPQILEKTTQDFFSKTTNILRKNLDICYDKLKEIPCIMIPQKPEGAFFAMVKLNLLLLEDIEDDMEFCLKLAKEESLIILPDSRGLLEGYRRDTITEQISMQG; this is encoded by the exons ATGGGCACAAATGTGCTCAAGACAGAAACACCAACCAGCATTGATGATGCTGtgttctttttaaaagaaaatttcaatgaaggTGATCACAGGCCTGCaatttcttttggttttggCGATCCCTCTTGTTTCGAGTGCTTCAGGACCACTCCTATAGCTGAAGATGCCATAGTTGAAGCTGTTCGTTCAGCTAAATTCAATTCTTATGCTCCTACTGGTGGTATTCTTCCTGCAAGGAG GGCTGTTGCAGACTATCTCTCTCGCGATCTTCCTTACCGGTTATCACCAGATGATGTCTATCTCACCCTTGGTTGCAACCAAGCTGCAGAAATCACAATTAAAGTCCTAGCTCGGCCCGGAGCCAATATTCTGCTTCCAAGACCTGGTTATCCAGATGTTGAAACTTATGCAATTTTTAACAACCTAGAAATTAGGCAGTTTGATCTTCTCCCGGAGAGAGGCTGGGAGGTTGATCTAGATGCTGTTGAAGCTATCTCAGATGAGAACACCATTGCTATGGTTATAATCAATCCTGGAAATCCTTCTGGAAGTGTTTATACATACAATCATTTGAATAAG ATTGCGGAGACTGCAAGAAAGCTTGGGATTCTTGTGATTGCTGATGAAGTTTATGGCCATCTTGTTTATGGGAGTAGTCCATTTGTGCCCATGAGTTTGTTTGCCACAATTGTACCTGTTTTTACTCTTGGATCTGTATCAAAAAGATGGATGATTCCCGGTTGGGGGCTTGGTTGGCTAGTGACTTGTGATCCAAGTGGATTGCTTCGAAAGGATGAG ATTGCCGAGTCCATTAACAAACTTCTTGTCTACTCGCCTTTCCCACCAACCTTGATTCAG GGTGCTATTCCTCAAATCCTAGAGAAAACAACACAGGATTTCTTCTCAAAAACTACCAACATCCTCAGGAAAAATTTGGACATTTGTTATGATAAACTGAAGGAGATCCCATGCATAATGATCCCACAAAAGCCTGAAGGAGCATTTTTTGCTATG GTTAAGCTTAACTTGTTGCTCCTCGAGGATATTGAAGATGACATGGAGTTCTGTCTCAAGCTAGCTAAAGAGGAATCTCTCATTATTTTACCAG ACTCTAGAGGTTTGCTTGAAGGTTACCGCAGAGATACCATAACAGAACAAATTTCCATGCAGGGGTGA
- the LOC118059576 gene encoding probable aminotransferase TAT2 isoform X1 yields MGTNVLKTETPTSIDDAVFFLKENFNEGDHRPAISFGFGDPSCFECFRTTPIAEDAIVEAVRSAKFNSYAPTGGILPARRAVADYLSRDLPYRLSPDDVYLTLGCNQAAEITIKVLARPGANILLPRPGYPDVETYAIFNNLEIRQFDLLPERGWEVDLDAVEAISDENTIAMVIINPGNPSGSVYTYNHLNKIAETARKLGILVIADEVYGHLVYGSSPFVPMSLFATIVPVFTLGSVSKRWMIPGWGLGWLVTCDPSGLLRKDEIAESINKLLVYSPFPPTLIQGAIPQILEKTTQDFFSKTTNILRKNLDICYDKLKEIPCIMIPQKPEGAFFAMVKLNLLLLEDIEDDMEFCLKLAKEESLIILPGVTVGLKNWLRVTFAVEYSSLEDGLGRLKSFCQRHAKKYSLTGSTAADQQIHVEH; encoded by the exons ATGGGCACAAATGTGCTCAAGACAGAAACACCAACCAGCATTGATGATGCTGtgttctttttaaaagaaaatttcaatgaaggTGATCACAGGCCTGCaatttcttttggttttggCGATCCCTCTTGTTTCGAGTGCTTCAGGACCACTCCTATAGCTGAAGATGCCATAGTTGAAGCTGTTCGTTCAGCTAAATTCAATTCTTATGCTCCTACTGGTGGTATTCTTCCTGCAAGGAG GGCTGTTGCAGACTATCTCTCTCGCGATCTTCCTTACCGGTTATCACCAGATGATGTCTATCTCACCCTTGGTTGCAACCAAGCTGCAGAAATCACAATTAAAGTCCTAGCTCGGCCCGGAGCCAATATTCTGCTTCCAAGACCTGGTTATCCAGATGTTGAAACTTATGCAATTTTTAACAACCTAGAAATTAGGCAGTTTGATCTTCTCCCGGAGAGAGGCTGGGAGGTTGATCTAGATGCTGTTGAAGCTATCTCAGATGAGAACACCATTGCTATGGTTATAATCAATCCTGGAAATCCTTCTGGAAGTGTTTATACATACAATCATTTGAATAAG ATTGCGGAGACTGCAAGAAAGCTTGGGATTCTTGTGATTGCTGATGAAGTTTATGGCCATCTTGTTTATGGGAGTAGTCCATTTGTGCCCATGAGTTTGTTTGCCACAATTGTACCTGTTTTTACTCTTGGATCTGTATCAAAAAGATGGATGATTCCCGGTTGGGGGCTTGGTTGGCTAGTGACTTGTGATCCAAGTGGATTGCTTCGAAAGGATGAG ATTGCCGAGTCCATTAACAAACTTCTTGTCTACTCGCCTTTCCCACCAACCTTGATTCAG GGTGCTATTCCTCAAATCCTAGAGAAAACAACACAGGATTTCTTCTCAAAAACTACCAACATCCTCAGGAAAAATTTGGACATTTGTTATGATAAACTGAAGGAGATCCCATGCATAATGATCCCACAAAAGCCTGAAGGAGCATTTTTTGCTATG GTTAAGCTTAACTTGTTGCTCCTCGAGGATATTGAAGATGACATGGAGTTCTGTCTCAAGCTAGCTAAAGAGGAATCTCTCATTATTTTACCAG GGGTGACTGTGGGGCTGAAGAATTGGCTACGCGTGACATTTGCAGTTGAGTACTCATCTCTTGAAGATGGTCTTGGAAGGTTAAAGTCCTTCTGCCAGAGACATGCCAAGAAATATAGTTTAACAGGATCAACAGCAGCTGATCAGCAAATTCATGTTGAACATTAG
- the LOC118059574 gene encoding uncharacterized protein At4g28440, with protein MATAAAEKRKPVFIKVEELKPGTNGHNLTVKILDSKPVPVPKPRRAPMSLSQRPQRPSRINECLVGDETGCIVFTARNEQADMMKPGATVILRNAKIDMFKGSMRLAVDKWGRVEVAEPANFAVKENNNLSLVEYELVTVQA; from the exons ATGGCCACAGCAGCAGCAGAGAAAAGAAAGCCAGTGTTCATCAAAGTAGAAGAACTAAAGCCAGGAACTAATGGTCACAATCTCACAGTCAAAATTCTCGACTCTAAACCAGTCCCTGTTCCTAAGCCACGTCGTGCTCCTATGTCTCTCTCCCAACGCCCTCAACGCCCTTCTCGTATTAATGAATGTCTTGTTGGTGATGAGACTGGGTGTATTGTTTTCACTGCAAGAAATGAACAAG CTGACATGATGAAGCCTGGTGCCACTGTCATCCTGCGTAACGCAAAGATTGACATGTTCAAGGGGTCTATGAGGCTTGCAGTAGACAAGTGGGGACGAGTTGAAGTTGCTGAACCTGCTAACTTTGCAGTTAAAGAGAATAACAATCTTTCTCTGGTTGAGTATGAGTTGGTTACTGTTCAAGCATGA